A portion of the Solidesulfovibrio sp. genome contains these proteins:
- a CDS encoding MBL fold metallo-hydrolase — translation MFMEALALAGLMVCCLAVPATAAAPAAPVSDDFATAGGPLRLTFIGHGSLRFDYAGKVIYIDPYGKVGDYAAMPPADLVLLTHEHQDHLDAEALAKIGGPDTPLVLTGACLAVLGRGMVLENGQTATVAGIGIEAVPAYNIKHMRAPDTPYHPKGRGNGYVLTFGDKRVYVAGDTENIPEMADLKNIDIAFLPMNLPYTMTPEMAADAARMFRPRILYPYHYGDTDPQKLVALLADSGIEVRVRALR, via the coding sequence ATGTTCATGGAAGCATTGGCCTTGGCGGGACTCATGGTCTGCTGTCTGGCCGTGCCGGCCACGGCGGCCGCGCCGGCCGCGCCGGTAAGCGACGACTTCGCCACGGCGGGCGGGCCGTTGCGCCTCACCTTCATCGGCCACGGCTCGCTGCGTTTCGACTACGCGGGCAAGGTCATCTACATCGATCCCTACGGCAAGGTGGGCGATTACGCCGCCATGCCGCCGGCCGACCTGGTGCTGTTGACCCACGAGCACCAGGACCACCTGGACGCCGAGGCCCTGGCCAAGATCGGCGGACCGGACACGCCCCTGGTGCTGACCGGTGCCTGCCTGGCGGTCCTGGGCCGGGGCATGGTGCTGGAAAACGGCCAGACGGCCACGGTCGCCGGCATCGGCATCGAGGCCGTACCCGCCTACAACATCAAGCACATGCGCGCCCCGGATACGCCCTACCACCCCAAGGGCCGGGGCAACGGCTATGTCCTGACCTTCGGCGACAAGCGGGTCTACGTGGCCGGGGATACGGAGAACATCCCCGAGATGGCCGACCTCAAAAACATCGATATCGCCTTCCTGCCCATGAACCTGCCCTATACGATGACGCCGGAGATGGCCGCCGACGCGGCCCGGATGTTTAGGCCCCGGATACTCTATCCCTATCACTACGGGGACACGGATCCGCAAAAGCTCGTGGCCCTGCTGGCCGATTCCGGCATCGAGGTGCGGGTGCGCGCGTTGCGCTAG
- a CDS encoding sigma-54 dependent transcriptional regulator, whose amino-acid sequence MLHLFRRASRSQPSDRYIEGLSQWSIRKKLLVFLLPAVIAILAATGMILNVFSNNYIGLALERSSLILTLAQAHEVDNLLQGCREDILSLAYRPVTRERLREFMEGSAAARGALYAEAAYVGEDNEHQFVFIRTDEGVEEMPADVANKAKNSPLVVSRKALEYAPGKVALSDLTEVYYQPTGLGVAPRARTLAILRLTTPVAGPDRAIAGYLTLSIDARSVRNLLSLHNSSHSPILGFSRTSENRQSIFVDDRGWMLFQSEGVEDPTRRLSVEDVKNGLSGDHGKPGFDGAFRPGPRHEGYWRILTSLQQGQSGMERNEPDFGPPKLASSEDFIGYAPVRFQEGDAAEPVVVGGIIYVDRSLLPRAAEFGQINILFLTTMGAIVTLTALVVVLGGAITKPLARLSEAVGRMRLEGRLHEIELPDSDLESTTLKRAINRLIAAVMSKEMEIKAKDERLRSVRAKERVALIAPKSRRGEDGVLLEDLVGESPAMMRLFERIRKITATDADVLIIGETGTGKELTAEAIHRLSRRAPMPFISINCGALDENLLMDALFGHVKGAFSEAKSDRKGAFLAADGGTLLLDEIGNASSRVQQALLRALSVRRISPLGSDEETAFDARVVAATNVNLKELVATGEFREDLYYRLQVLAVTTPALRERIADVPVLAGYFLRLAARRMGKGDLALSRGALDKLEAHSWPGNVRELKNCIIRAAALAERELILAEDIHFEDEMVEGQLVMEKLPAEAAVEQPALDVPLTGRQRKALRALMDHVPFTRQDYQEAGGGVPQRTAQHDLQDLVRRGILTKDGRGPSTKYTLSHHREE is encoded by the coding sequence ATGCTGCATCTGTTTCGCCGGGCCAGTCGCTCCCAACCCAGCGACCGCTATATCGAGGGGTTGTCCCAATGGAGCATCCGGAAAAAACTTCTGGTGTTCCTGCTCCCGGCCGTCATCGCCATCCTGGCGGCGACAGGTATGATCCTCAACGTTTTTTCAAATAATTACATTGGATTAGCTCTTGAACGCAGTTCGCTGATCCTGACCCTGGCCCAGGCCCACGAGGTGGACAACCTGCTGCAGGGCTGCCGGGAGGACATCCTCTCCCTGGCCTATCGGCCGGTGACCCGGGAGCGGTTGCGCGAGTTCATGGAAGGCTCGGCCGCGGCCCGGGGCGCGCTCTACGCCGAGGCCGCCTACGTGGGCGAGGACAACGAACACCAGTTCGTCTTCATCCGCACCGACGAGGGCGTGGAGGAGATGCCCGCCGACGTGGCCAACAAGGCGAAAAACAGCCCCCTGGTGGTCTCGCGCAAGGCCCTGGAATACGCTCCGGGCAAGGTCGCCCTGTCCGATCTGACCGAGGTCTACTACCAGCCCACGGGCCTTGGCGTCGCGCCCCGGGCCAGGACGCTGGCCATCCTGCGCCTGACCACCCCTGTGGCCGGCCCGGATCGCGCCATCGCCGGCTACCTGACCCTGTCCATCGACGCCCGCTCCGTGCGCAACCTGCTTTCGCTGCACAACTCCAGCCACTCGCCTATTCTGGGCTTCAGCCGCACCTCGGAAAACCGGCAAAGCATTTTCGTGGACGACCGGGGCTGGATGCTTTTCCAGTCCGAAGGCGTCGAGGACCCGACCCGCCGGCTGTCCGTGGAGGACGTGAAAAACGGCTTGTCCGGCGACCACGGCAAGCCCGGTTTCGATGGCGCCTTTCGGCCCGGACCGCGCCATGAAGGCTACTGGCGCATCCTGACCAGCCTGCAGCAGGGTCAATCCGGCATGGAGCGCAACGAGCCGGATTTCGGGCCGCCCAAGCTCGCCTCCAGCGAGGATTTCATCGGCTACGCGCCCGTGCGCTTCCAGGAAGGCGACGCCGCCGAGCCCGTCGTGGTCGGCGGCATCATCTACGTGGACAGGAGCCTGCTGCCCCGGGCGGCGGAATTCGGCCAGATCAACATCCTGTTCCTCACCACCATGGGCGCCATCGTCACCCTCACCGCCCTTGTCGTCGTCCTGGGCGGCGCCATCACCAAGCCCCTGGCCCGTCTGTCCGAGGCCGTGGGCCGGATGCGCCTGGAGGGCAGGCTCCATGAAATCGAACTGCCCGACAGCGACCTGGAATCCACCACGCTCAAACGTGCCATCAACCGGCTGATCGCGGCGGTCATGTCCAAGGAAATGGAGATAAAAGCCAAGGATGAACGTCTCCGTTCGGTTCGTGCCAAGGAACGGGTCGCGCTGATCGCGCCAAAATCGCGCCGGGGCGAGGACGGGGTGCTCCTGGAGGACCTGGTCGGCGAAAGTCCGGCCATGATGCGCCTGTTCGAACGCATCCGCAAAATCACCGCCACCGACGCCGACGTGCTCATCATCGGCGAGACCGGCACCGGCAAGGAACTCACCGCCGAGGCCATCCACCGCCTCAGCCGCCGCGCGCCCATGCCCTTCATTTCCATCAACTGCGGGGCGCTGGACGAAAACCTGCTCATGGACGCCCTGTTCGGCCACGTCAAAGGAGCCTTTTCCGAGGCCAAAAGCGACCGCAAGGGCGCCTTTCTGGCCGCCGACGGCGGGACGTTGCTCCTCGACGAGATCGGCAACGCCTCGTCCCGGGTGCAGCAGGCGCTGCTGCGGGCCTTGTCCGTGCGCCGCATCAGCCCCCTGGGCAGCGACGAGGAAACCGCCTTCGACGCCCGGGTCGTGGCCGCCACCAACGTCAACCTCAAGGAACTCGTGGCCACGGGCGAATTCCGCGAGGACCTCTATTACCGGCTGCAAGTCCTGGCCGTGACCACGCCGGCCCTGCGGGAGCGGATCGCCGACGTGCCCGTGCTGGCGGGCTATTTTTTGCGCCTGGCCGCCCGGCGCATGGGCAAGGGCGACCTGGCCCTGTCGCGCGGCGCCCTGGACAAGCTGGAGGCCCACTCCTGGCCGGGCAACGTCCGGGAACTCAAGAACTGCATCATCCGCGCCGCCGCCCTGGCCGAGCGCGAACTCATCCTGGCCGAGGACATCCATTTCGAGGACGAGATGGTCGAAGGCCAGCTCGTCATGGAAAAGCTCCCCGCCGAGGCGGCTGTGGAACAACCGGCCCTGGACGTGCCGCTGACCGGCCGCCAGCGCAAGGCCCTGCGGGCCCTGATGGACCACGTTCCCTTCACGCGCCAGGACTATCAGGAAGCCGGCGGCGGCGTGCCCCAGCGCACGGCCCAGCACGACCTGCAAGACCTCGTGCGCCGCGGCATCCTGACCAAGGACGGCCGCGGCCCGTCCACCAAATATACCCTGAGCCACCATCGGGAGGAGTAG
- a CDS encoding universal stress protein: MQILVALDQSQFAATVLEKAIALAKQEGANLSIMTVAEDFFDIGDYLDVESLTDKVLAKTKAAAQSYAATAKAAGIDAKVVVEQGVSPADLIIDHAKNKAIDLIVLGHQGKKGLPRFLIGSVAARVVAHAPCSVLVIR, from the coding sequence ATGCAGATTCTCGTGGCTTTGGACCAATCGCAATTCGCGGCGACGGTGCTGGAAAAGGCCATCGCCCTGGCCAAGCAGGAAGGCGCGAACCTGTCCATCATGACAGTGGCCGAAGATTTCTTCGATATCGGCGATTACCTCGATGTCGAATCGTTGACCGATAAAGTCCTCGCCAAGACAAAGGCCGCGGCCCAAAGCTATGCCGCCACCGCCAAGGCCGCCGGCATCGATGCCAAGGTCGTGGTCGAGCAGGGCGTCTCCCCGGCCGACCTGATCATCGACCACGCCAAGAACAAGGCCATCGACCTGATCGTCCTGGGCCACCAGGGGAAAAAGGGTCTGCCGCGCTTTCTGATCGGCAGCGTGGCCGCCCGCGTCGTCGCCCACGCACCCTGCTCGGTGCTCGTCATCCGCTAA
- a CDS encoding DVU0150 family protein: MLAKWKALLAGLTTFLLLAPAAAFAAGGGGAPIVIVADTRKLSGVMAWWANLYNESHLYFTILTVILIPLIGVIFGVLADIIMHFIGIDLKSRDLAEH; this comes from the coding sequence ATGCTTGCGAAATGGAAGGCGCTTCTGGCTGGATTGACCACGTTCCTGCTCCTGGCCCCGGCCGCGGCCTTTGCCGCCGGCGGCGGCGGCGCGCCCATCGTGATCGTCGCCGACACGCGCAAACTGTCGGGTGTCATGGCCTGGTGGGCCAACCTCTACAACGAGTCCCACCTCTACTTCACCATCCTGACCGTCATCCTCATTCCGCTTATCGGCGTGATCTTCGGCGTGCTGGCCGACATCATCATGCACTTCATCGGCATCGACCTCAAATCCCGCGACCTGGCGGAACATTAA
- a CDS encoding sulfite exporter TauE/SafE family protein, with product MDWLYILMPIAGVKIFWPGLIILGIGVGVIGGFFGMGGAWMVTPGLNILGFPMAFAIGTDIAHMAGKSLISTMRHGKFGNVDYKLGFIMLFGTIAGFEIGAQMIMWLERIGKVDMVVRWIYLLLLAFITWMVFADVAKRKAKDRAAIAAGKEVDKMATGLEWHKTLHKIKIPPMIHLDVAGIYCSAWLPIAVSFFTGWLAGILGIGGGLIRMPSLIYLVGCPTHVAVGTDLFEVMISGLYGAASYTYKGRVELVAAIIMLIGAAMGAQVGAVATKYIKGYGIRIAFGLAVIGCGISVLLKLLPIYVPSINRVCDIIATYMILGLVSALAIYITVKMVEGAKRELARKKANA from the coding sequence ATGGACTGGCTGTATATCCTCATGCCCATCGCGGGCGTTAAAATCTTCTGGCCCGGCCTTATCATCCTCGGCATCGGCGTGGGCGTCATCGGCGGCTTCTTCGGCATGGGCGGCGCCTGGATGGTCACCCCGGGGCTCAACATCCTCGGCTTCCCCATGGCCTTCGCCATCGGCACCGACATCGCCCACATGGCCGGCAAATCCCTGATTTCCACCATGCGCCACGGCAAGTTCGGCAACGTGGACTACAAACTCGGTTTCATCATGCTGTTCGGCACCATCGCCGGCTTCGAAATCGGCGCCCAGATGATCATGTGGCTCGAGCGCATCGGCAAGGTCGACATGGTCGTGCGCTGGATCTACCTGCTGCTGCTGGCGTTCATCACCTGGATGGTCTTCGCCGACGTGGCCAAGCGCAAGGCCAAGGACCGGGCCGCCATCGCGGCGGGCAAGGAAGTGGACAAGATGGCCACCGGCCTCGAGTGGCACAAGACCCTGCACAAGATCAAGATTCCCCCGATGATCCACCTGGACGTGGCCGGCATCTACTGCTCCGCCTGGCTGCCCATCGCCGTCAGCTTCTTCACCGGCTGGCTGGCCGGCATCCTGGGCATCGGCGGCGGGCTGATCCGCATGCCCTCCCTGATCTACCTCGTCGGCTGCCCGACCCACGTGGCCGTGGGCACCGACCTCTTCGAAGTCATGATCTCGGGCCTGTACGGCGCGGCCTCCTACACCTACAAGGGACGCGTCGAGCTCGTGGCCGCCATCATCATGCTCATCGGCGCGGCCATGGGCGCCCAGGTCGGCGCCGTGGCCACCAAGTACATCAAGGGCTACGGCATCCGCATCGCCTTCGGCCTGGCCGTCATCGGCTGCGGCATCTCGGTGCTGCTGAAGCTGCTGCCCATCTACGTGCCCTCCATCAACCGTGTCTGCGACATCATCGCCACCTACATGATCCTCGGCCTGGTCTCGGCCCTGGCCATCTACATCACCGTGAAGATGGTTGAAGGCGCCAAGCGCGAGCTCGCCAGGAAGAAGGCCAACGCCTAG
- a CDS encoding DUF4881 domain-containing protein, with amino-acid sequence MRQMLHKFLLAALPVVFLAGCVDYGKVDQGRTVAVDKDKKTVTIIRDKANDTNKPDYNYLPALTYSFPAVSAEMGPEPKAGLRMKLDADKAEVVLYDPQKKSFVTIPIQIVDKQEGIDASHPLVFDTATGKAKAFPAVDKDKKIVTIYSGRQKLLVSFIPPEEYVSLPASAWDSGDEIRVYYKEDGKALRLMNITKTNIFKR; translated from the coding sequence ATGCGACAAATGCTGCACAAATTCCTGCTGGCCGCCCTGCCCGTGGTCTTCCTGGCCGGCTGCGTGGATTACGGCAAAGTGGACCAGGGCCGCACCGTGGCCGTGGACAAGGACAAAAAGACCGTCACCATCATCCGGGACAAGGCCAACGACACCAACAAGCCCGACTACAACTATCTGCCGGCCCTGACCTACAGCTTCCCGGCGGTTTCCGCCGAGATGGGCCCCGAGCCCAAGGCCGGCCTGCGCATGAAGCTCGACGCCGACAAGGCCGAGGTCGTGCTCTACGATCCCCAGAAGAAGAGCTTCGTGACCATCCCCATCCAGATCGTGGACAAGCAGGAAGGCATCGACGCCAGCCATCCGCTGGTCTTCGACACGGCCACCGGCAAGGCCAAGGCCTTCCCGGCCGTGGACAAGGACAAGAAGATCGTCACCATCTACTCCGGGCGCCAGAAACTGCTCGTCTCCTTCATCCCGCCCGAGGAGTACGTGAGCCTGCCGGCCTCGGCCTGGGATTCCGGCGACGAAATCCGGGTCTATTACAAGGAAGACGGCAAGGCCCTGCGCCTGATGAACATCACCAAGACCAACATCTTCAAGCGTTAA
- a CDS encoding superoxide dismutase, translating into MSFSRRDVLRLSAAAGLMVLASPFLRPGTALAEAFAAPPLPYAENALEPVISARTVSFHYGKHTLGYFTNANKLVADSPLTGKSLEEVFLAAGKDPKLTGIFNNAAQAWNHVFYWNGLAPGGGAPTGKLAKAVEASFGGLDGVKKALTEAAMGVFGSGWAWLVADAGGKLSVVKTGNAGNPLQEGLKPLWVIDVWEHAYYLDYQNRRADYVGGVLDKLVNWDFAAKNLG; encoded by the coding sequence ATGTCCTTTTCCCGCCGCGACGTCCTGCGTCTGTCCGCCGCCGCCGGCCTCATGGTCCTGGCCAGCCCGTTTCTGCGCCCCGGCACCGCCCTGGCCGAGGCCTTCGCGGCCCCGCCCCTGCCTTACGCCGAAAACGCCCTGGAGCCGGTCATCTCGGCCCGCACCGTGAGCTTCCACTACGGCAAGCATACGCTCGGCTATTTCACCAACGCCAACAAGCTCGTGGCCGACAGCCCCCTGACCGGCAAATCCCTGGAAGAGGTTTTCCTGGCCGCCGGCAAGGACCCGAAGCTTACCGGCATCTTCAACAACGCCGCCCAGGCCTGGAACCATGTGTTCTACTGGAACGGCCTGGCGCCCGGCGGCGGCGCGCCGACGGGCAAGCTGGCCAAGGCCGTCGAGGCCTCTTTCGGGGGCCTGGACGGCGTCAAAAAAGCCCTGACCGAGGCGGCCATGGGCGTGTTCGGCAGCGGCTGGGCCTGGCTCGTGGCCGACGCCGGCGGCAAGCTTTCGGTGGTCAAGACCGGCAATGCCGGCAACCCGCTCCAGGAGGGGCTCAAACCCCTGTGGGTCATCGACGTCTGGGAGCACGCCTACTACCTGGACTACCAGAACCGGCGCGCCGATTACGTCGGCGGTGTCCTGGACAAGCTCGTCAACTGGGACTTCGCGGCCAAGAACCTGGGATAG
- a CDS encoding RNA polymerase sigma factor: MAETVVDMEDARTLVAIRAGDVDAYARLMTKYQGRVAGIVSGHAPRERVTELTHEVFVRAYKSLSGYRGDSPFGHWLAKVAVRTCHDFWRAEYRRRERPESELSDECRAFAEEAAALETSEAAEETVSRREARELLAWAMDRLSPTDRMVVTLTHLEERPVAEAAEMLGLSVPNVKVRAFRARRKLRDLLGDVIGA; encoded by the coding sequence ATGGCCGAAACGGTGGTGGACATGGAGGACGCCCGGACCCTCGTGGCTATCCGGGCCGGCGACGTGGACGCCTACGCCAGGCTCATGACGAAGTACCAGGGGCGCGTGGCCGGGATCGTCTCGGGCCACGCCCCCCGGGAACGGGTGACGGAGTTGACCCACGAGGTGTTCGTGCGGGCCTACAAGTCCCTGTCCGGCTACCGCGGGGACAGCCCTTTCGGGCATTGGCTGGCCAAGGTGGCGGTGCGTACCTGCCACGACTTCTGGCGGGCGGAATACCGCCGCCGGGAACGGCCGGAAAGCGAGTTGTCCGACGAGTGCCGGGCCTTCGCCGAGGAGGCGGCGGCCCTGGAGACCAGCGAGGCCGCCGAGGAGACGGTCTCGCGCCGGGAGGCCAGGGAACTCCTGGCCTGGGCCATGGACAGGCTTTCACCCACGGACCGCATGGTGGTGACGCTCACCCACCTGGAGGAGCGGCCCGTGGCCGAGGCGGCGGAGATGCTCGGCCTAAGCGTTCCCAACGTCAAGGTGCGGGCGTTTCGGGCCCGCAGGAAGCTGCGGGATCTGCTCGGCGATGTCATCGGCGCGTAA
- a CDS encoding Spy/CpxP family protein refolding chaperone: MKKLCYGVLTLLILVGSAYAVAAGPGPGGPGGPGPEGMLNRLLSLKLTEAQKHDVAVVLKENRQAFRAAAKAMFEAFDAMREVMRADPGNEQQVRQASQKIAAAGEELAVLRGKVEARALAVLTPEQRKAWAEDDVPPPPKNKERFHAGHELVNEWIDAHAGAGN, encoded by the coding sequence ATGAAGAAACTGTGTTATGGCGTGCTGACCCTGCTGATCCTGGTCGGTTCCGCCTATGCCGTGGCCGCCGGACCGGGTCCGGGCGGCCCCGGCGGCCCCGGGCCCGAGGGTATGCTCAACAGGCTCCTGTCGCTTAAGCTCACCGAAGCCCAGAAGCATGACGTGGCCGTGGTCCTCAAGGAGAACCGGCAAGCGTTCCGGGCGGCGGCCAAGGCCATGTTCGAGGCCTTCGACGCCATGCGCGAGGTCATGCGCGCCGATCCCGGCAACGAGCAGCAGGTGCGCCAGGCGAGCCAGAAGATCGCCGCCGCCGGCGAGGAACTGGCCGTGCTGCGGGGCAAGGTCGAAGCCAGGGCCTTGGCCGTGCTGACACCCGAGCAACGCAAGGCCTGGGCCGAGGACGACGTGCCGCCTCCGCCGAAAAACAAGGAGCGATTCCATGCCGGCCATGAGCTGGTCAATGAGTGGATCGACGCTCACGCCGGCGCGGGCAACTAA
- a CDS encoding class I fructose-bisphosphate aldolase produces the protein MIDRITELLGDEAESLLSHVCATIPKQQLHLPGPDYIDTVFVQSDRPAPVVRALATMLGHGRLGGTGYMSILPVDQGIEHSAAASFAPNPIYFDPAGIVELAIEAGCNAVCSTLGVLGSVARKYAHKIPFMLKINHNELLSLPAIHDETLFASVDQAFDMGAVAVGATVYFGSPESRRQIQEVSEAFARAHELGMACVLWAYLRNPAFVKGGVDYHTAADLTGQANHLAATIGADVVKQKQATNNGGYTAIGFGKTDKRVYAELTTDHPIDLTRYQVANCYMGRIGLINSGGASGAADFAEAVKTAVINKRAGGMGLISGRKAFQRPMAEGVKLLNAIQDVYLCPEVTVA, from the coding sequence ATGATCGACAGGATTACCGAACTCCTCGGCGACGAAGCCGAATCGTTGCTTTCCCACGTCTGCGCCACCATCCCCAAGCAACAACTCCACCTGCCCGGGCCGGACTACATCGACACCGTCTTCGTCCAGTCCGACCGCCCGGCGCCGGTGGTGCGCGCCCTGGCGACCATGCTCGGCCACGGCCGGCTGGGCGGCACGGGCTACATGTCGATCCTGCCCGTGGACCAGGGCATCGAGCACTCGGCCGCGGCCTCGTTCGCGCCCAACCCCATCTATTTCGACCCGGCCGGCATCGTGGAACTGGCCATCGAGGCCGGCTGCAACGCCGTGTGCTCGACGCTGGGGGTGCTCGGCTCCGTGGCCCGCAAGTACGCCCACAAGATTCCCTTCATGCTCAAGATCAACCACAACGAGCTGCTTTCCCTCCCGGCCATCCACGACGAGACGCTTTTTGCCTCCGTGGACCAGGCCTTCGACATGGGCGCCGTGGCCGTCGGCGCCACGGTCTATTTCGGTTCGCCGGAAAGCCGCCGCCAGATCCAGGAAGTCTCCGAGGCCTTCGCCCGGGCCCACGAACTGGGCATGGCCTGCGTCCTGTGGGCCTACCTGCGCAATCCCGCCTTCGTGAAGGGCGGCGTGGACTACCACACCGCGGCCGACCTGACCGGCCAGGCCAACCACCTGGCCGCCACCATCGGCGCCGACGTGGTCAAGCAGAAACAGGCCACCAATAACGGCGGCTATACGGCCATCGGCTTCGGCAAGACCGACAAGCGCGTCTATGCCGAGCTGACCACCGACCACCCCATCGACCTCACCCGCTACCAGGTGGCCAACTGCTACATGGGCCGCATCGGGCTGATCAATTCCGGCGGCGCCTCGGGCGCGGCGGATTTCGCCGAGGCGGTCAAGACCGCGGTCATCAACAAGCGCGCCGGCGGCATGGGGCTCATTTCCGGGCGCAAGGCCTTCCAGCGCCCCATGGCCGAGGGCGTCAAGCTGCTCAACGCCATCCAGGACGTCTACCTGTGCCCGGAGGTGACCGTGGCCTAG
- a CDS encoding bile acid:sodium symporter family protein, with product MLVRVALALERGYLLLVAGCCGLALAWPGLFTWLAPFIAPALGVIMFGMGLSLTFADFSALLPKWRLVAVGTLLQFSIMPGLAWGLSRLFGLPPEAALGVILVGACPGGTASNVITYLAGGNLALSVTLTLATTLAAPVVTPALTALLAGPVIAVDGWAMVGSVFWIVVFPVVDGLVLRRLLRRRLEPVLAVFPALSMLVIALVIACVMGLNRDTVLAFPGLILAVVVLHNCGGFALGYAGASLFTAVRADRVAIAVEVGMQNSGLAVALAKLHFTALAALPGALFSLVQNLTGVIWAGCLARSRKAPTDTAGQS from the coding sequence ATGCTCGTTCGCGTCGCCCTGGCCCTGGAGCGGGGCTACCTTCTCCTGGTGGCCGGCTGTTGCGGCCTGGCCCTGGCTTGGCCCGGGCTTTTCACTTGGCTTGCGCCCTTTATCGCCCCGGCCCTTGGCGTCATCATGTTCGGCATGGGGCTGTCCCTGACCTTCGCCGACTTCTCCGCCTTGCTGCCCAAGTGGCGGCTGGTGGCCGTGGGCACGCTGCTGCAATTTTCCATCATGCCCGGCCTGGCCTGGGGGCTGTCCCGGCTGTTTGGCCTCCCGCCCGAGGCCGCCCTGGGCGTGATCCTGGTCGGGGCCTGCCCCGGCGGCACGGCCTCCAACGTCATCACCTATCTCGCCGGCGGCAACCTGGCCCTGTCCGTGACCCTCACCCTGGCCACCACCCTGGCCGCGCCCGTGGTCACGCCGGCGCTGACGGCCCTGCTGGCCGGCCCGGTCATCGCCGTGGACGGCTGGGCCATGGTGGGCTCGGTCTTCTGGATCGTGGTCTTTCCGGTGGTGGACGGGCTCGTTTTGCGCCGGCTGCTGCGCCGCCGCCTCGAACCGGTGCTGGCGGTCTTCCCGGCCCTGTCCATGCTGGTCATCGCCCTGGTCATCGCCTGCGTGATGGGGCTCAATCGCGACACGGTGCTGGCCTTTCCGGGGCTGATCCTGGCCGTGGTCGTGCTGCACAACTGCGGCGGCTTCGCCCTGGGCTACGCCGGAGCCAGCCTTTTCACCGCCGTGCGGGCCGACCGCGTGGCCATCGCCGTGGAGGTGGGCATGCAGAATTCCGGCCTGGCCGTGGCCCTGGCCAAGCTCCACTTCACGGCGCTCGCCGCCTTGCCCGGGGCGCTTTTCAGCCTCGTGCAGAACCTCACCGGCGTCATCTGGGCCGGCTGCCTCGCCCGAAGCCGCAAGGCGCCCACGGACACCGCCGGGCAATCGTAA
- a CDS encoding zinc-binding dehydrogenase: MKALVYRKSVPRYLACALAARLAPRRFFPRLAPLGLAEVPFDPPRGWLPLTPLLCGICGSDLGLLRGAESVLLEPYASLPFVLGHEMVARLEADAPQLGLAAGARVVAEPGLPCEVRELPPCRPCREGRSNRCERFLDGELPPGSFLGFTARAGGAMAERTAAHPSRLLPVPDGLGDEEAVLTDSLASALQPVLEHFPAPGSLVLVTGAGILGQHVVRCLRALGSTARVLVAARHRGQADLAIAGGADGIVVARNRRELAAALGARYLPTSLGGGNIEGGADTVFDCVGSSRTFEDGLLCLRAGGTYVMVGAGARLKNVDISSLWFRELTVAGSSGCALAPDPRRPGTMVRTYALALELLASGRYPTAGLLSHRFPLECWREAFACAFDKRASGSVKVAFDLR; the protein is encoded by the coding sequence ATGAAAGCCCTCGTCTACCGCAAAAGCGTGCCCCGCTACCTGGCGTGCGCCCTGGCCGCGCGCCTGGCCCCCCGGCGGTTTTTCCCTCGCCTGGCCCCCCTGGGCCTGGCCGAGGTGCCCTTCGACCCGCCCCGGGGCTGGCTGCCCTTGACGCCCCTTTTGTGCGGCATCTGCGGCTCGGACCTGGGGTTGTTGCGCGGGGCCGAATCCGTGCTCCTCGAACCCTACGCCAGCCTGCCCTTTGTCCTCGGCCACGAGATGGTGGCCCGGCTGGAGGCCGACGCGCCGCAGCTCGGGCTGGCCGCCGGGGCGCGGGTGGTGGCGGAGCCGGGCCTGCCCTGCGAGGTCCGCGAGTTGCCGCCGTGCCGGCCCTGCCGGGAGGGGCGCTCCAACCGCTGCGAGCGCTTCCTGGACGGCGAACTGCCGCCGGGCTCGTTCCTGGGCTTCACCGCCCGGGCCGGCGGGGCCATGGCCGAGCGCACGGCCGCCCATCCCTCGCGCCTGCTGCCCGTGCCGGACGGGCTTGGCGACGAGGAGGCCGTGCTGACCGATTCCCTGGCCTCGGCGCTCCAGCCCGTGCTGGAACATTTCCCGGCCCCGGGGAGCCTGGTCCTGGTCACGGGCGCGGGCATCCTGGGCCAGCACGTGGTGCGCTGCCTGCGGGCCCTTGGCAGCACGGCCCGGGTGCTGGTGGCCGCCCGGCACAGGGGCCAGGCCGATCTGGCCATCGCCGGCGGGGCCGACGGCATCGTTGTGGCCCGCAACCGGCGCGAACTAGCCGCGGCGCTGGGCGCGCGCTACCTGCCCACGAGCCTTGGCGGGGGCAACATCGAGGGCGGGGCGGATACGGTCTTCGACTGCGTGGGGTCCTCGCGCACCTTCGAGGACGGGCTGCTTTGCCTTCGGGCCGGCGGCACCTACGTCATGGTCGGGGCCGGGGCGCGGCTCAAAAACGTCGACATTTCGAGCTTGTGGTTCCGGGAGCTGACCGTTGCCGGCTCGTCGGGCTGCGCCCTGGCCCCGGACCCCCGCCGGCCCGGGACCATGGTGCGCACCTACGCCCTGGCCCTGGAACTGCTGGCCTCGGGCCGCTATCCCACGGCCGGGTTGCTCAGCCACCGCTTTCCCCTGGAGTGCTGGCGCGAGGCCTTTGCCTGCGCCTTCGACAAGCGCGCCAGCGGCAGCGTCAAGGTCGCCTTCGATCTGCGCTGA